From Roseburia hominis, the proteins below share one genomic window:
- a CDS encoding response regulator transcription factor, with protein MKERILVVEDDRVMSAGLCLNLREAGYEPYPVFTVAEAKQACFGGEMGENYALVILDVGLPDGSGLELAKEIRGACGIPLIMLTACDLDTDVMRGFEAGADDYITKPFHVGVLLCRIRALLRRSADSGSKKESREQVKADLLSVGNLEIDYHGYQVKKRGKIVNLTPTEFDLLFRLSRNPGRVITRKMLLDEVWDVKGNYVDEHALTVQMSRLKQKIADEEFSYIKTVYGMGYQWIGEEDE; from the coding sequence ATGAAAGAAAGAATACTTGTCGTAGAAGATGACAGGGTGATGAGCGCGGGATTGTGTCTGAACTTGCGGGAAGCAGGGTATGAGCCATATCCCGTGTTTACTGTGGCCGAGGCAAAGCAGGCCTGCTTTGGAGGTGAGATGGGGGAGAACTATGCCCTCGTCATACTGGACGTGGGTCTGCCGGATGGGAGCGGGCTGGAATTGGCGAAAGAGATAAGAGGGGCATGTGGGATTCCTCTTATAATGCTGACGGCCTGTGATCTGGATACGGACGTGATGCGCGGGTTTGAAGCCGGGGCCGATGATTATATCACAAAGCCCTTTCATGTAGGGGTACTCCTCTGCAGGATTCGGGCTCTGCTAAGAAGGAGTGCGGATAGCGGGAGTAAGAAGGAGAGTAGGGAGCAGGTGAAGGCCGACCTGTTGTCCGTGGGAAATCTGGAAATTGATTATCACGGGTACCAGGTGAAGAAGAGAGGGAAAATCGTGAACCTTACCCCTACGGAATTCGACCTTCTCTTTCGCCTCAGCCGAAATCCGGGGAGGGTGATCACCCGGAAAATGCTGCTTGATGAGGTGTGGGACGTGAAAGGAAATTATGTAGATGAACATGCTCTGACTGTGCAGATGAGCCGTCTGAAGCAGAAGATCGCAGATGAGGAATTCTCCTATATTAAAACGGTGTACGGCATGGGATATCAGTGGATTGGGGAAGAAGATGAGTGA
- a CDS encoding S8 family peptidase, which translates to MPDLKECKERILSEDIRDFIVGRDASLWQGLLETEVCRQELEYAFQIVYATEEEVGMPLYELPYSAVPLVFAPTDMEALAQAGISQVQSLPGLELTGEGVMVAFVDTGIHYEDPVFRNLDGSSRIFRIWDQTEQSGTPPEGLLYGSEYTREMLDAALRAENPQEIVPSRDTDGHGTFVASVACGGGSPENRFIGAAPEADIVVVKLKEAKQYLRDYYFISQGQVCFQENDIMAALYYLRQIVRKEKRPMVICMALGSSFGGHSGATPLAAYMEVMANTTMISFTVGTGNEADKRHHYLGEIRDESGEEFELSVGDGVDGFSMELWTEIPNIFSISIISPTGDRSGRIPVRERTGTYDFVFEQTEVLVSYKILVQSTNSEVIFLRFENPQSGIWRLRAEPVQLEDGRFHVWLMQQDLMRGEAYFLRPSPEYTIMEPGNVSSAAASAFYNGADNSIAASSGRGYTRLNRIKPDFAAPGVGVLGVNLRGQFVTRSGSSISAAITAGAEALLAEWLARQGVYLDSVQFKNLLILGAARRTDRMYPNREWGNGELNLYQTFEVIRRF; encoded by the coding sequence ATGCCTGATCTTAAGGAGTGTAAGGAACGGATTCTGTCGGAGGATATCCGGGATTTTATTGTGGGGAGAGATGCGTCCCTCTGGCAGGGGCTGTTGGAAACGGAGGTATGCCGCCAGGAGCTGGAATACGCATTTCAGATTGTCTACGCAACAGAAGAAGAGGTTGGGATGCCGCTGTATGAGCTTCCCTATTCTGCCGTGCCGCTTGTGTTTGCACCAACGGATATGGAGGCTCTTGCTCAGGCGGGGATATCTCAGGTGCAGAGCCTGCCGGGGCTTGAACTGACAGGGGAAGGGGTCATGGTGGCCTTTGTGGATACGGGAATTCATTATGAAGATCCGGTGTTCCGCAATCTGGACGGCAGCAGCCGCATTTTCCGCATTTGGGACCAGACCGAGCAGAGCGGGACACCGCCGGAAGGACTGCTATATGGAAGTGAATATACAAGAGAAATGCTTGACGCGGCGCTGCGTGCAGAAAATCCGCAGGAGATCGTTCCATCAAGGGATACAGACGGACACGGGACATTCGTGGCAAGTGTGGCCTGCGGCGGGGGGAGCCCGGAAAATCGTTTTATTGGGGCTGCGCCGGAGGCGGATATTGTGGTCGTAAAGTTAAAAGAAGCGAAACAGTATCTGCGGGACTATTATTTTATTTCCCAGGGCCAGGTCTGTTTTCAGGAAAATGATATCATGGCCGCGCTTTACTATCTGCGTCAGATTGTAAGGAAGGAGAAACGGCCGATGGTGATCTGTATGGCTCTCGGGAGCAGCTTCGGAGGGCACAGCGGGGCCACGCCACTTGCCGCCTATATGGAGGTCATGGCCAATACGACGATGATCTCATTTACGGTAGGGACGGGAAATGAGGCGGACAAACGGCATCATTACCTGGGGGAGATTCGTGATGAGAGTGGGGAAGAATTTGAACTGAGTGTGGGAGACGGCGTGGACGGTTTTTCGATGGAACTGTGGACCGAGATTCCCAATATTTTTTCTATTTCTATCATATCTCCCACGGGGGACAGAAGCGGCAGGATTCCGGTGAGGGAGCGCACGGGGACTTATGATTTCGTGTTTGAACAGACGGAGGTGCTGGTAAGCTATAAGATTCTAGTTCAGAGTACCAACTCCGAGGTGATTTTCCTGCGTTTTGAAAATCCACAGTCCGGGATATGGCGGCTGCGGGCTGAACCGGTGCAATTGGAGGACGGGAGGTTCCATGTATGGCTGATGCAGCAGGACTTGATGAGGGGAGAGGCGTATTTTCTGCGCCCCAGCCCGGAATATACGATTATGGAGCCGGGAAATGTTTCCTCTGCGGCGGCTTCGGCATTTTATAACGGGGCGGATAATAGTATTGCAGCAAGTTCGGGAAGAGGGTATACTAGACTTAATAGGATCAAACCGGATTTTGCCGCGCCGGGGGTGGGCGTGTTGGGAGTGAATCTGCGCGGACAGTTTGTGACGCGTTCCGGCTCCAGTATCTCGGCCGCCATTACAGCCGGAGCGGAAGCGCTTTTGGCAGAATGGCTTGCCCGGCAGGGAGTGTACCTGGATTCCGTGCAGTTCAAGAACCTGTTGATTTTGGGAGCTGCAAGAAGAACAGACCGCATGTATCCCAATCGGGAATGGGGAAACGGAGAATTGAATCTGTACCAGACCTTTGAGGTAATCCGGCGGTTTTAG
- a CDS encoding signal peptidase II, whose translation MITLSLLIVSVIFGMDQGMKYYVEKHVKDGKDQGFFRQRGILRKVHNRGMMMNYLEQHPLLVQLASVFAMGILLIWQALTLKKRGHIWEKLGIAFMTGGALSNTFDRVKRGYVVDFLAVKAKQKKLTDMTFNVGDFAIFGGAILTAAGVVRSCLGEGEERE comes from the coding sequence ATGATTACATTGAGTTTGCTGATTGTATCGGTGATCTTCGGTATGGATCAGGGAATGAAGTATTATGTGGAGAAGCATGTAAAAGACGGAAAGGATCAGGGATTTTTCCGGCAGAGAGGGATTCTCAGGAAAGTGCATAATCGCGGAATGATGATGAATTACCTGGAGCAGCATCCTCTTTTGGTCCAGCTTGCTTCCGTATTTGCGATGGGAATTCTTCTGATCTGGCAGGCTCTGACGCTTAAAAAGAGAGGGCATATCTGGGAGAAGCTGGGAATCGCGTTCATGACCGGCGGCGCCTTAAGCAATACCTTTGACCGGGTGAAGCGCGGGTATGTGGTAGATTTCCTGGCTGTGAAGGCGAAACAGAAAAAGCTGACGGATATGACTTTCAATGTGGGAGATTTTGCTATATTTGGCGGGGCCATTCTGACTGCTGCGGGAGTGGTGCGCTCTTGTTTGGGAGAAGGAGAAGAACGGGAATAG
- a CDS encoding HAMP domain-containing sensor histidine kinase has protein sequence MSDFSGKEWFCFGLMLVGACMVFCVAVWFCMRRKYVRFTEKMEEVIEQIMRRNAENFRCQPYLSEHPEGRHLGGQNSVEGRTEKHPSLDLHSSGVHDMVNEDTLPSRLIWQIVQLDKWCQYARESALSQKQEIQQMVSDISHQLKTPIANIMMYQDMLAMHSLSKEKEDACICILQQEVRKLDFLVQALMKMSRLESAMIVLEQKRADLCQCVAQALAGITRRAGEKLLAVRTECPEECMACIDRKWTVEAIENVLDNAVKYSGDGKSIEISITELEMYARLDIRDEGPGIAEEQFEKIFRRFYRAPEVHDAEGVGIGLYLTREILSRQGGYIKVESKVGEGSCFSLYFLKE, from the coding sequence ATGAGTGATTTTTCGGGAAAAGAGTGGTTCTGTTTTGGGCTGATGCTTGTGGGGGCCTGCATGGTGTTCTGCGTGGCTGTCTGGTTCTGTATGAGGAGGAAATACGTTCGTTTTACGGAAAAAATGGAAGAAGTCATTGAGCAGATCATGAGGAGAAATGCGGAGAACTTTCGTTGTCAGCCATACCTGAGCGAACACCCGGAGGGACGTCATCTCGGTGGGCAAAATAGTGTAGAGGGAAGGACGGAAAAGCACCCGTCCCTTGATTTGCATAGCAGTGGCGTGCACGATATGGTAAATGAAGATACCCTGCCATCAAGACTTATCTGGCAGATTGTGCAGCTTGATAAGTGGTGTCAGTATGCCAGGGAGAGTGCACTATCTCAAAAGCAAGAGATTCAGCAGATGGTATCCGACATTTCCCACCAGCTTAAGACGCCGATCGCTAATATTATGATGTATCAGGATATGCTGGCGATGCACAGTCTTTCAAAAGAAAAAGAAGATGCGTGCATTTGTATTTTACAGCAAGAGGTGAGGAAGCTGGATTTTCTGGTACAGGCTCTGATGAAGATGTCCCGCCTGGAAAGCGCGATGATCGTTCTGGAGCAGAAAAGAGCAGACCTGTGCCAATGCGTGGCACAGGCGCTGGCCGGAATCACCAGGAGGGCCGGCGAGAAGCTGTTGGCAGTACGGACGGAATGCCCGGAAGAATGTATGGCTTGCATAGACCGGAAATGGACTGTGGAGGCGATTGAAAATGTGCTGGATAATGCCGTGAAATATTCCGGGGACGGCAAAAGCATAGAAATATCCATTACGGAGCTGGAGATGTATGCGAGACTGGATATCCGTGACGAAGGGCCCGGAATAGCGGAGGAACAATTTGAAAAAATATTCCGGCGATTTTACCGCGCACCGGAGGTACATGATGCGGAAGGCGTTGGAATCGGACTGTATCTGACAAGAGAGATTTTGTCCAGGCAGGGCGGTTATATAAAAGTAGAGTCTAAGGTCGGTGAGGGAAGTTGTTTTTCTCTGTATTTTTTAAAAGAATAG